The genomic DNA GATGAATCATATATAACAAATACAATTATTGATGGAAATCAGAATGGGCATGTAGTTGAATTTAGCAATGGAGAAGATTTAAACGCAATTTTGACTGGTTTTACAATTACAAATGGATACGCTAATGAAGGTGGTGGGGTTTATATCAAATCTTCGTCTCCCAGATTAGAACATTTGATAATTACTGAGAATTGTGCATTTAGCTTTGGTAGTGGAATTTATTGTTATAATGCAAGTCCCTGTATATCAAAAGTATCTATAGTTGATAATGAAGGAGAGAAAGGTGCAATTTCTTGTGCCCGATATTCCTATCCGATTCTAAAAAATGTAAATATCATTGATAACCATGCTTGGAGAACAGGTGGTGGTATTGATTGTAGTAATTCTGACCCGAATTTAATAAATGTCACAATTAGTGGAAATACAATTGATAATTATCAAGAAGGTGGAGGTGTTTATTGTCTTTTAAATTCTACACCAACCTTAGTAAATTGTATAATTTGGGATAATACTCAACAATCAATTTATCTTGGTGATAATTGTGATGTAATTGCAACATATTCAGATATTGAAGGTGGTTGGACTGGAGAAGGAAATGAATATATAAACCCACTCTTTGTAAACCCGGAAAATTATGACTATTCTTTATCCCAAGTAAGTCCCTGTATAGATGCTGGTAACCCTGACCCTCAATATAATGACCCGGACGACACACGAGCGGATATGGGACCATTTACTGCAAAATTGGAAAACTATACCTTTGTTACCGGTTGTGATAACTGGGTCTCATTCCCAATACTTAATCCTAATAAGACTGATGCTTATGATTTCTTTGAACCACTTATACTAAATGGAAGCCTTAGAAGAGTTAAGTATATGGATTATTACCTTTATTACGACGAGGAGACCGGTGTTTGGGTAAACGATATTGGTGATTTACGGACAGTTGATGGTTATAAGGTAGAGATGTATGAGCCTGATTCTATTTCTTTGTATGGTTATAAAGTACCACCTAACACTACAATATATCTATATGCAGAAGTTGATAAAGCTCCCTGGCCACCACCATTAGGGGATGGAAACTGGATTGGTTATTTCATTCCGGGCAGCCAGTTATGGCGGATAGCATTCTCTCAAATATGGGATAAAATAACATTTATTAAAGCCGATGACTGGTCATATATTAGTGGCTATTCTATGCCATCATCATGTACTGTTGATTATGGAAAATTATACATTGTTGGTGTTTCTGAAGATTGTAGCTTCATCTGGCAGGGTTTTGGGCAATCACCAGCAGAGCCTTATAAAAAACAGCAAACAGAAGTATTTACCTATGAAGAGGCATTTGATTATATGCCTGTATTTGTAGATAGTACAGAAGCTGTTGCTGGTATAGATGAGATAGGTGTATTCTTAGCTGACGAATGTATTGGAGCAAGTAAGGTGGAAGATTTCCCTGTATTTGTCCCCGCATACATAGAAGAAGATTCTACAGGAAATAAAGACTTTAATGAACTGACTTTTCAAGTAGCAACTTATGGTAAAGGTGGAAAAAGAAGCATCCCTGCTTTTGTATATAATGAGACTCAAAATACTTTTGTCCAAGAACCTGTTATCCTTGATGCAAAAAGTTATGCTATCGTAAGATTAGGAACAGGAGAGGGAATAGAATTTCTAAAAGAATTTGCTCTCTATCAAAACTATCCTAATCCTATCTGTAATTCTACAACCATTTCCTTTATCCCAGCACCAGGAGTAGAAAAGTCCGAAATTAAGATTTATAACATCAAGGGACAATTGGTGAAACAATTCAAAAGGCAAAAGGTAAAAATATTGAGGTTGTATGGGACGGAAAAGATGATAATGGCAATCAGTTAGCGAGTGGAATCTATGTTCTATAAGTTGATTTCTGGAGAAAAAACATTAGTTAAGAAGATGATCCTCCTTCGTTAAAACTTCGTAGGATAAATGTTGATGCGATAAATAGTAATAACACACCCCTTGCTTCGCCGAAGCTACGCGAAGGCAAGCCGTCCTCCGATTTCATCGGAGTCCACCCCTCTCAAAGGGGATTCTAAAAAATTCCCCTCTAATAAGAGGGGAAATCCTGATAAATTCCTCATAGAGGGATTTATCAGGAAGGGGTGTGTTAAAATCATATAAAACTAATCAAAGAGTAATCAATGCTAAAAAGATTAATATTATCATCCCTTTTTATTTTATTATTTTTTTCATTTTCTCTACTTTTTTCTGATACAATCATCGTAGATACAACTGGAACTGGAAATTACATTACTATACAACAAGGGATAAATGCTGCTGCTAATGGAGATACTGTATTAGTCTATCCTGGAACCTATTTTGAGAATATAAACTATAATGGCAAAAATATTACTGTTGCCAGTCTTTACTTAACTACACAAAATAATTCTTATATTGATTCAACAATAATTGATGGTAATCAAAATGGAAGTGTAGTAACTTTTAACAGTAGTGAGGATAGCACAGCAGTTCTTTCTGGATTTACTATAACTAATGGAACCGGAACAGTAGACCTTTTCAATACATATTGCGGAGGAGGTATATTTTGCAAGAACTCAAATCCAAGGATTATGAATTGTGTTATAAAAGATAACAGCGCATATAAGGGTGGTGGAATTTTTTTTAGAGGTGCTGAAGTATTTCTTAATGAAACTGTTGTCAGGGATAATACTGGTGGTGGTATTCATTGCTGGCAAAGTATTATAACTTTAAACAATGTTAATATTTTTTATAATCATTACCAATATGGAGGTGCTGGTATTGCTTTCGCTTTTCAATCAATGGGTATATTCAACTCTTTTTACAGATGCAATATTTACTTAAATTTTGGTAGCCATTCCAGTGATTTAAATGCATCATTTGATTGCCCGTTATTTGATGTGTTTTTAGACACCGCTACTGTTATATCAAATGTAAAAGACTTTATATACTTTAATAATGCTGAACAACCTACTATAGATATATTACATGGTAAGATAGAGCCGATTAATCAGGACTTATATGTATCACCTACTGGTAATGATTCAAATATTGGATTAACACCTGACGATCCATTGAAAACGATTTCCTGGGCATTAGTAAACATTGCATCTGACAGCACTCATCATAATACTATCTATTTAACAGATGGAATATATTCACCGGAAACAACAGGTGAAAGATTTCCCTTAAATATGCGGAAATATGTTTCACTAATAGGAGAATCAGAAGAAAATACTATTCTTGATGGTAATGAATTATCTAGTTTAATTACCTGTATTTTTGACGATAGTGATTTAGAAATAAAAAATTTAACGATTCAGAATGGTAACTCTCAATGTGGTGGTGGAATATACATCGCTGTAGATTCAAATCCAATATTTAAAAATATAACTATAAAAGATAACTATACTGATGTGTCAGGGGGCGGGATCCATTGTTATAGTAACTGTAATCCTATATTTGAAAATGTTACAGTTACAAACAATTCTGCTGAAGTTGGTGGAGGTGTAAAAATAGTAGAAAGTAATCCCATTTTTATAAATTGTATAATTTCTTATAACTCTGCAGATCCTACATATATTGGGACAGCCGGCATTTCTTGTACTAACGAATCTTCATCAATACTAATTAATACTTTACTTATTAAAAATTCTGGAAATGAAACTGCTGGTATATTTTTAGGAACAAATTGTTATTCTACTTCAGTAAACAATTCATTCGTAGACAATAATGGTAATAATACCATCTATTTACGAGAAAATGGGAATATAGAATTGGTGAATTCTATTCTTTGGGATAATACTAACAAAGAGATATACTTTTATCATAATTATGACCCTAACTATGCTGAAATCTCTTACACTGACATTAAGAATGGTGAATCTGGAATAAATACTAACGGGAATGGCACATACTATTGGGGTCCCGGGAATATAAATCAAGCTCCTCTTTTTGTAGATTCACTCAACGATAACTATCAATTACTTCAAGGTTCACCCTGCATAGATGCTGGCACTCC from Candidatus Cloacimonadota bacterium includes the following:
- a CDS encoding choice-of-anchor Q domain-containing protein encodes the protein MLKRLILSSLFILLFFSFSLLFSDTIIVDTTGTGNYITIQQGINAAANGDTVLVYPGTYFENINYNGKNITVASLYLTTQNNSYIDSTIIDGNQNGSVVTFNSSEDSTAVLSGFTITNGTGTVDLFNTYCGGGIFCKNSNPRIMNCVIKDNSAYKGGGIFFRGAEVFLNETVVRDNTGGGIHCWQSIITLNNVNIFYNHYQYGGAGIAFAFQSMGIFNSFYRCNIYLNFGSHSSDLNASFDCPLFDVFLDTATVISNVKDFIYFNNAEQPTIDILHGKIEPINQDLYVSPTGNDSNIGLTPDDPLKTISWALVNIASDSTHHNTIYLTDGIYSPETTGERFPLNMRKYVSLIGESEENTILDGNELSSLITCIFDDSDLEIKNLTIQNGNSQCGGGIYIAVDSNPIFKNITIKDNYTDVSGGGIHCYSNCNPIFENVTVTNNSAEVGGGVKIVESNPIFINCIISYNSADPTYIGTAGISCTNESSSILINTLLIKNSGNETAGIFLGTNCYSTSVNNSFVDNNGNNTIYLRENGNIELVNSILWDNTNKEIYFYHNYDPNYAEISYTDIKNGESGINTNGNGTYYWGPGNINQAPLFVDSLNDNYQLLQGSPCIDAGTPDTTGLNLPLTDLAGNPRIYNGRIDIGAYEWQGGPGIDEPDTSFINKLYLFQNKPNPFSSSTTITFISADYERLKDYKLSIYNARGQLIRTYNGKRDNFWVKTDIVWDGTDEDGKKVSPGMYFYKLEYGFNAITRKMLLVK
- a CDS encoding C10 family peptidase, translating into MKTIKFTLLGLIFIVLVFQSLLFAVPIDLSTAEDVAEFQLVVKEKTDDHSISDITIFQNDEGDTLAYIANLHPLGFIIVTTDIDITPILAYSFNSNFIMDDDENNILYHLVKNDMELRLQAISDTTFPKIQENNDLWNKYISEDIDYFLDSDFQQWPEEGTTVTSGWIETTWTQGGPYNIFCPLAPNSYVRSVTGCAATTLAQIVNYYCGYIGNKRFDDNDDYTSLTWGNDIIIDDEYYIYDFPSFPELNSYLDDLKIHYKENILENEDIASLNFACGVCLYMYYSCTLSTTSTPACQVLLEKYCYDSAEYISASTNPTFYSTLIANMMEGEPAELVIDKPGPGNPHSIICDGYNTNDFYHLNFGGGAFSPDYIPLAWYSLPDGMPSSYNNICHGTLNIKPPQGTIEGNVVLNSGNGNITDINILIGNRIYHPDINGDYSIEIPSKTLHEPPEAELYDITASLYGYIDSTIIDVQVYQDQTTLDISFTLYEYEPVIINVPDDQPTIQSGIDAANDCDTVLVSEGTYYENINFNLKRITVCSKYVIENDESYITNTIIDGNQNGHVVEFSNGEDLNAILTGFTITNGYANEGGGVYIKSSSPRLEHLIITENCAFSFGSGIYCYNASPCISKVSIVDNEGEKGAISCARYSYPILKNVNIIDNHAWRTGGGIDCSNSDPNLINVTISGNTIDNYQEGGGVYCLLNSTPTLVNCIIWDNTQQSIYLGDNCDVIATYSDIEGGWTGEGNEYINPLFVNPENYDYSLSQVSPCIDAGNPDPQYNDPDDTRADMGPFTAKLENYTFVTGCDNWVSFPILNPNKTDAYDFFEPLILNGSLRRVKYMDYYLYYDEETGVWVNDIGDLRTVDGYKVEMYEPDSISLYGYKVPPNTTIYLYAEVDKAPWPPPLGDGNWIGYFIPGSQLWRIAFSQIWDKITFIKADDWSYISGYSMPSSCTVDYGKLYIVGVSEDCSFIWQGFGQSPAEPYKKQQTEVFTYEEAFDYMPVFVDSTEAVAGIDEIGVFLADECIGASKVEDFPVFVPAYIEEDSTGNKDFNELTFQVATYGKGGKRSIPAFVYNETQNTFVQEPVILDAKSYAIVRLGTGEGIEFLKEFALYQNYPNPICNSTTISFIPAPGVEKSEIKIYNIKGQLVKQFKRQKVKILRLYGTEKMIMAIS